A window from Roseburia sp. 499 encodes these proteins:
- the spoIVB gene encoding SpoIVB peptidase → MKIQKWIARTSILGGFGLLLVFSFFIMKESVPDKIWMVQGEEENFNFHVPMTGVVEAEGLEVFGNQSPAIERKEIHVDLNKDFSMKSDNRGSYSIVCRLFGIFEVKEVAVEVIEEESVVPCGIPVGIYVKTEGVLIIGTGAVTGTDGMNYEPAANIVKSGDYIKTINEQVVKTKENVIEAINGCEGKSVVLGILRDGEYIELKVEPVKTGGNEYKLGIWIRDDLAGVGTLTFCDSAGNYGALGHQVSDMDTGTKVLMSEGTLYEAKIAGITKGEKGKPGEVSGIITYLDQFKLGTVEENTEVGIYGKLERMPEQLQGVEYCAIGMKQEVQEGPAKIVSYLSGERKEYDIEIIGMDYSGSNLNKGILFEVTDPELLELTGGIVQGMSGSPIIQNGKMIGAVTHVFVQDAARGYGVFAEQMIIYR, encoded by the coding sequence ATGAAAATACAAAAGTGGATTGCAAGAACAAGCATACTAGGAGGCTTTGGACTTTTGCTGGTGTTTTCTTTTTTTATTATGAAGGAGTCTGTCCCGGATAAAATATGGATGGTACAGGGAGAAGAGGAAAACTTCAATTTTCATGTTCCAATGACTGGAGTAGTGGAAGCGGAAGGATTAGAGGTATTTGGAAACCAGTCACCTGCAATAGAACGAAAAGAAATCCATGTAGACTTGAATAAGGATTTTTCTATGAAATCTGATAACCGTGGTAGTTATTCTATCGTGTGTCGACTTTTTGGAATATTTGAGGTAAAGGAAGTTGCGGTAGAGGTTATTGAAGAGGAAAGTGTAGTTCCATGCGGAATACCCGTAGGAATTTATGTAAAAACAGAAGGAGTGCTGATTATCGGAACAGGGGCAGTAACAGGAACGGATGGAATGAATTACGAACCGGCAGCCAATATTGTGAAAAGTGGAGATTATATTAAAACCATAAATGAACAGGTAGTAAAGACAAAGGAAAATGTAATTGAGGCTATTAATGGGTGTGAAGGAAAGTCAGTGGTGCTTGGAATATTGAGGGATGGAGAGTACATTGAATTAAAAGTAGAGCCGGTAAAAACAGGGGGAAATGAATATAAGTTGGGTATCTGGATTAGAGATGATCTGGCAGGTGTAGGAACGCTCACTTTTTGTGACAGTGCCGGAAATTATGGAGCATTAGGTCATCAGGTAAGCGATATGGATACAGGAACTAAAGTTCTTATGTCAGAAGGAACTTTATATGAAGCAAAAATAGCAGGAATTACTAAGGGAGAAAAGGGAAAGCCGGGGGAAGTATCAGGGATTATTACTTATTTGGATCAGTTTAAGCTTGGAACGGTAGAGGAAAATACGGAGGTTGGAATTTACGGAAAACTGGAGCGAATGCCGGAACAGTTACAGGGAGTAGAATATTGCGCCATTGGTATGAAGCAGGAAGTACAGGAGGGACCGGCCAAAATTGTTTCTTATTTATCCGGAGAAAGGAAAGAGTATGACATTGAGATTATAGGGATGGATTATAGTGGCAGTAACCTGAATAAAGGAATTCTTTTTGAGGTGACAGACCCGGAACTGTTGGAGTTGACGGGAGGGATTGTGCAGGGAATGAGTGGCAGTCCAATTATTCAGAATGGGAAGATGATAGGTGCTGTGACACATGTATTTGTTCAAGATGCAGCTAGGGGATATGGGGTATTTGCGGAACAGATGATAATTTATAGATAA